A stretch of Ligilactobacillus faecis DNA encodes these proteins:
- the pglZ gene encoding BREX-1 system phosphatase PglZ type A, producing the protein MSDLNLSQIQKRLNELFVTYGERKLIFWFDPKKEFEEEIDSEQIKLDDAKVYKLEEHCQFMAKRFFEIEDTKNNYLIYAPFEKIGNDDENNHLLSVLKYSEQFSADRISMVMNQLEISTDLRDVMEQYSKFFEAKVRISAFEKLAPSKINSKEELEMTILAVLTKSNTTQFYSIVQALIVEYARGSSEFYEQLTKFNLQEVFWNYIDRYYGYVSDKPTIQKLIIAFYVNAFYGQLGYQELPQSLKEYEVLDQTTAIVSFMDSMMNDSRYLTEFNKLSENVYLLIGGDRVIDKIPVEKLLVADIFEATHTKIIQYSIGQLLSGDKTPSINDRSLADIVKDRERLHFGEQYVHHYESISNAQRLLSSVTNIITDNFSIFVKEYEESIYLIDQYYRNFIWHLDSITDDRDFAKLQEVIENTYSQFLDESADQWNESLSLNERLSVLDFYDNFARSKTKTVVIISDALRYEAAKELQEKLQSQKKLLTDMKTVFSVIPSVTEFGKAASIRSGSETYEYIDGIDVRVNGLKTQGTKARDKILKEKNQNNLAIAYSDVVAKKNAKELREIFNGKELIYLYHDQIDKTGDHGQEAQVFDATKKAIDEIKALITFISNGANVSRFIVTSDHGFIYKRSSVKEYEKIENPSKLKSDRVERRFIISENRYTELGIESMSLGDTLKNNDERYIHFPKTAAIFKKAGGGQNYIHGGSSPQEMLIPVLEVNVARGSSQKEAVTVRLTRAPENHRITGLSVTLEFYQTEEISDSVDKMQYLLYFEDAQGNLITNQNSYYADSTSKQSSDRFTKFTFDFINRNYEQNEKVYLVMKDNETKIESNRIEFFIDNPFAGGFGFDI; encoded by the coding sequence ATGTCAGACTTAAATTTAAGTCAGATCCAAAAGAGATTAAATGAGCTTTTTGTAACTTATGGAGAACGAAAGCTCATATTTTGGTTTGATCCTAAAAAAGAATTTGAAGAAGAAATTGATAGTGAACAAATTAAGTTGGATGATGCGAAAGTGTATAAGCTTGAAGAGCATTGCCAATTCATGGCTAAACGCTTTTTTGAAATTGAAGATACGAAGAATAATTACCTTATTTATGCTCCATTTGAAAAAATTGGAAATGATGATGAAAATAATCATCTTCTAAGTGTTTTGAAGTATTCTGAACAATTTAGTGCAGATCGCATTTCGATGGTTATGAATCAGCTTGAAATTTCAACAGATTTACGCGATGTTATGGAACAATATTCTAAATTTTTTGAAGCCAAAGTACGTATTTCTGCTTTTGAAAAATTAGCTCCATCAAAAATAAATTCAAAAGAAGAACTAGAGATGACGATACTAGCTGTTTTAACTAAATCTAATACAACACAATTTTATAGTATTGTTCAAGCACTAATTGTAGAATATGCTCGGGGATCTAGCGAATTTTATGAGCAACTAACAAAATTTAATTTGCAGGAGGTATTTTGGAATTATATTGATAGATATTATGGATATGTTTCAGATAAACCGACAATTCAAAAATTAATAATAGCATTTTACGTCAATGCTTTTTATGGGCAGTTAGGCTATCAAGAATTACCACAGAGTCTAAAGGAATATGAAGTCTTAGATCAAACTACTGCGATTGTGTCATTTATGGATAGTATGATGAATGATTCGCGTTATTTGACAGAATTTAATAAATTAAGCGAAAATGTCTATCTCTTAATTGGCGGAGATCGAGTGATAGATAAGATCCCTGTTGAAAAACTTCTTGTGGCAGATATCTTCGAGGCAACGCATACCAAAATCATACAATATAGCATAGGTCAATTGTTGAGTGGAGATAAAACACCAAGCATCAATGATAGATCTTTAGCAGATATAGTTAAAGATAGAGAAAGGTTACATTTTGGTGAACAGTATGTTCATCACTATGAATCTATCTCAAACGCACAGCGGCTATTGAGTAGTGTAACCAATATTATTACTGATAACTTTTCGATTTTTGTTAAAGAATATGAAGAATCAATCTATCTAATAGATCAGTATTATCGGAATTTTATATGGCATTTAGACAGTATTACTGACGATAGAGATTTTGCAAAACTTCAAGAAGTAATTGAGAATACTTACAGTCAATTTTTGGATGAAAGTGCAGATCAGTGGAATGAGTCCTTGTCACTTAACGAAAGACTATCTGTATTAGATTTCTATGATAACTTTGCTAGAAGTAAAACAAAAACGGTAGTAATTATATCTGATGCACTTCGGTATGAAGCAGCTAAAGAACTCCAAGAAAAATTACAAAGTCAAAAGAAACTATTGACAGATATGAAAACTGTATTTTCTGTAATACCATCAGTAACGGAATTTGGAAAGGCTGCATCTATACGGAGTGGAAGCGAAACATATGAATATATCGATGGAATAGATGTTCGAGTCAATGGACTAAAAACACAAGGAACAAAAGCGCGCGATAAAATATTGAAAGAGAAAAATCAAAATAATTTGGCAATAGCTTATTCTGATGTTGTTGCTAAAAAAAATGCTAAAGAACTCCGAGAAATATTTAATGGGAAAGAACTAATTTATCTGTATCATGACCAGATAGATAAGACTGGTGATCATGGCCAGGAGGCACAAGTTTTTGATGCTACTAAAAAAGCAATCGATGAAATAAAAGCATTAATAACATTTATTTCAAATGGAGCTAATGTTTCACGATTTATAGTTACAAGTGATCATGGTTTTATTTATAAGCGCTCTAGTGTTAAAGAATATGAGAAAATAGAAAATCCGTCTAAATTAAAATCTGATAGGGTGGAGAGACGTTTTATTATTAGTGAAAATCGTTATACTGAACTGGGAATTGAGTCTATGAGTTTGGGTGATACACTGAAAAATAATGATGAACGTTATATTCATTTTCCTAAAACTGCAGCTATATTTAAAAAGGCTGGTGGAGGGCAAAACTATATTCATGGTGGTTCCTCACCTCAAGAAATGTTAATTCCCGTATTAGAGGTCAATGTTGCCCGTGGTTCTTCTCAGAAAGAAGCTGTTACTGTACGCTTAACAAGAGCTCCAGAAAATCATAGAATTACAGGTTTATCTGTTACATTAGAGTTTTATCAAACTGAAGAAATTAGTGACTCAGTTGATAAAATGCAGTATTTACTTTATTTTGAGGATGCACAGGGAAATTTAATAACTAATCAAAATAGTTATTATGCTGATTCAACATCTAAACAGTCGAGTGATAGATTTACCAAATTTACATTTGATTTTATAAATCGTAATTATGAGCAAAATGAAAAAGTTTATTTAGTAATGAAGGACAATGAGACAAAAATAGAATCGAATCGCATAGAATTTTTCATTGATAATCCATTTGCTGGTGGTTTTGGTTTTGATATTTAG
- the pglX gene encoding BREX-1 system adenine-specific DNA-methyltransferase PglX, with protein sequence MVLQELKLIDPSMGSGHILVYAFDLFIQLYVAEGFRERDAVEFILTKNLYGLDIDKRAFQLTYFALMMKGRQYSRRILSRNISLNIYAVPGNLNIDEADFQLLPITFPDRKKAEKDLLTLADSFKYGADLGSLIQFDGIDFKNLKKGLNSETLSLYDPIIKDMVYVGELLQQQYNVAITNPPYMGSKGMNATLKKFVSKHYADSKNDLCNVFIERISQMVDGTTGYYSLITQHSWMFLSSFEKLRFKMNSQNIINMLHLGTNAFEEINGEVVQTTAFVVSPTNYEKYTCNYLRLVDFNNPALKETQTVEAIKNPCVDYLYHTSQDNFAKIPGSPISYWVSENLIHDFVVGKRMDELVTPKVGLQTGDNEQFLREWWEVDLNNIKFDATSTVEAVASGKKWFPYNKGGSFRRWYGNYDYVVNWKNDGYEIKHFVDDKGKLRSRPQNTDYYFKEAITWSDVTSGNFSMRYRESGSIFDSTGHSAFSNSFEDKLYLLGLLNTPVGNYIFKILNPTIHMHIGYVSLFPTLLDNITMDNIINKTEECIAISKHDWLCQETGWINAKKHPLI encoded by the coding sequence ATCGTTCTACAAGAGTTAAAACTTATTGATCCTTCGATGGGTTCAGGTCATATTTTAGTTTATGCATTTGATCTGTTTATTCAACTCTATGTAGCAGAAGGTTTTCGTGAACGTGATGCCGTTGAATTTATCCTTACGAAAAATCTTTACGGTTTAGATATTGATAAACGTGCTTTTCAGTTAACTTATTTTGCGCTAATGATGAAAGGTCGACAATATTCTCGACGAATTTTATCTAGGAATATTAGCCTAAATATTTACGCAGTACCAGGAAATTTGAATATTGATGAAGCGGACTTTCAATTATTACCGATAACTTTTCCAGATAGAAAAAAAGCAGAAAAAGATTTATTGACACTAGCTGACAGTTTTAAGTATGGTGCAGATCTAGGCTCATTAATACAATTCGATGGAATTGACTTTAAAAACTTGAAAAAAGGTTTAAACTCGGAAACTTTATCACTATACGATCCGATAATTAAAGATATGGTATATGTTGGCGAGTTATTACAACAACAATATAATGTGGCAATTACTAACCCTCCTTATATGGGAAGTAAGGGAATGAATGCTACACTAAAAAAATTTGTGTCAAAACACTATGCAGACAGTAAGAATGATTTATGTAATGTCTTTATAGAACGCATTAGTCAAATGGTTGATGGAACAACAGGATATTATTCACTAATAACTCAACATTCCTGGATGTTTCTATCTAGTTTTGAAAAATTACGTTTTAAGATGAACTCTCAAAATATTATTAATATGCTTCATTTAGGAACTAATGCATTTGAAGAAATAAACGGTGAGGTGGTCCAGACTACTGCCTTTGTGGTATCGCCTACTAATTACGAGAAATATACTTGTAACTATTTAAGATTAGTAGATTTCAACAATCCGGCTCTTAAAGAAACTCAGACAGTTGAAGCCATAAAAAATCCTTGTGTAGATTATTTATACCATACGTCTCAAGATAACTTTGCCAAAATTCCTGGTTCGCCGATTTCGTATTGGGTAAGCGAAAACTTAATTCATGATTTCGTTGTAGGGAAACGAATGGACGAATTGGTAACTCCAAAGGTTGGATTACAAACTGGAGATAATGAGCAATTCCTTCGTGAATGGTGGGAAGTTGATTTAAATAATATTAAATTTGATGCGACCTCTACGGTAGAGGCTGTAGCTTCTGGTAAAAAATGGTTTCCTTATAATAAGGGAGGCTCATTCCGCCGTTGGTATGGTAACTATGATTATGTTGTTAACTGGAAAAATGACGGCTATGAAATAAAACATTTCGTTGATGATAAGGGAAAACTTCGATCGAGGCCTCAAAATACGGATTATTACTTCAAAGAAGCGATAACATGGTCAGATGTAACTAGTGGAAATTTTTCAATGCGCTATCGTGAAAGTGGAAGTATTTTTGATTCAACTGGTCATTCAGCATTTAGTAATTCTTTTGAAGACAAGTTATATTTATTAGGGTTATTAAATACACCAGTTGGAAATTATATATTTAAAATTCTTAATCCAACAATTCATATGCATATAGGTTACGTTTCACTTTTTCCAACACTACTTGATAACATTACAATGGATAATATAATAAATAAAACCGAAGAATGTATAGCTATAAGCAAACATGACTGGCTATGCCAGGAAACAGGTTGGATAAACGCAAAAAAGCATCCACTAATATAA
- a CDS encoding site-specific integrase: protein MTTKLTLAEYFYQWMETFKKPAVSPVTYVKYQNTHQHIKNNFGSLEISQVSRQKYQAVLNNFAKTHAKRTTAGFHKQVRAAVIDALEEGLISSDFTRKAIISGREKNNQKAMFLSYHEWQVLINATKSSSNSYDFIIYLSAMTGLRFSEVLGLTVKDIDFKNKLLTVNKTWDYKYHTGFKPTKNSSSIRTIDVDLTTLRVIKLRLRLNKFNHPDQKICIDNNGKLPVSATINRYLENLCYELGITPVSFHGLRHTHASILLFKGVNILSVSKRLGHKDVTTTQSVYLHIIKEMEERETKLIMKIMTQAFLK, encoded by the coding sequence ATGACGACAAAATTAACATTAGCAGAATATTTCTATCAGTGGATGGAAACATTCAAAAAACCTGCAGTCTCTCCTGTAACTTATGTAAAATATCAAAATACACATCAGCATATCAAAAATAATTTTGGATCACTTGAGATCTCTCAAGTTTCTCGTCAAAAATACCAAGCTGTACTCAATAATTTTGCAAAAACACATGCTAAACGAACAACTGCTGGTTTTCATAAGCAGGTTCGTGCTGCTGTTATTGACGCCCTTGAAGAAGGACTCATATCATCTGACTTTACTCGCAAAGCAATTATATCTGGTAGAGAAAAAAATAATCAAAAAGCTATGTTTCTTTCTTATCACGAATGGCAAGTGCTGATCAATGCTACAAAAAGCTCTTCTAATTCCTATGACTTCATCATCTATCTTTCTGCAATGACTGGACTAAGATTTTCTGAAGTTCTTGGTTTAACAGTCAAGGACATTGATTTTAAAAATAAGCTTCTTACAGTTAATAAAACGTGGGATTACAAATATCATACTGGATTCAAACCTACTAAAAATTCGAGTTCCATCCGAACTATTGACGTTGATTTAACAACACTTCGAGTTATAAAGTTAAGACTTCGCCTAAATAAATTTAATCATCCCGATCAAAAAATTTGTATTGACAACAACGGAAAACTCCCTGTTAGCGCAACTATTAACCGTTATCTTGAAAATCTATGCTATGAACTTGGGATCACTCCAGTTTCATTCCATGGATTACGACATACACACGCATCTATTTTATTATTTAAAGGAGTTAATATTCTAAGTGTTAGCAAACGTCTTGGTCATAAAGATGTAACGACAACTCAGAGTGTTTATCTTCACATCATTAAAGAAATGGAAGAACGAGAAACAAAACTGATCATGAAAATTATGACTCAAGCCTTCTTAAAATGA
- the pglX gene encoding BREX-1 system adenine-specific DNA-methyltransferase PglX translates to MDKKVIKKFAIESRIKLRDGVINKLAKLGITDKGIEEVVKIGNDTIEIPSNGERFVGKDVEKRVKLVKVLKEHEDQVDSREKNRESIAFDNFVEEVAYTWFNRLIAIRFMEVNNYLPGKLRVLSSETGVREPDIITNLLSSDLYSEMDINTQNRVVELMSDNSADAVDELYQLVFIKQCNSLSRQLPDLFEHIDDYTELLFTISYIDNNGVIANLLNIPESDFDIQKEGQVEIIGWMYQYYNTEPKDKVFSRGRRKIRADEIPAATQLFTPDWIVRYMVENSLGRYYIDMKLSNPTETRTEKEIAESFGWRYYLPTAEQPEDVQLKILDDRKNKSDIVLQELKLLDNAMGSGHILVYAFDVFMQLYVAEGFRERDAALYIIENNIYGLEIDKRAYQLAYFAIMMKGREYNRRILNKDVKSHLYRFIDSANIPTEYFERLEELSTLNNTETAKNLSELKSLFNEFKYATELGSVIKISNINFERVNELKKFINVFNEFSNMDILYQIPEAHEKVTLILSIVELLTSKYTAIVTNPPYLNKMSSTLDKYVKQNYPDVKTDLFSVFIKMNSQMLVKDGYAGFMTPFVWMFIKSYEALRTFLITSKSISSLIQFEYSAFEEATVPICCFTIKNSTSEPVGSYFKLSDFRGGMSVQNEKVLEAIKNPNVEYFYNTSQQNFEKIPGIPISFWVSENTIRLFQKETIADYGFAGIGMRTGDNERFLRRWFEVSSINFNSNLTDIDNQENCDKWLPYNKGGEFKRFYGNNEYVVNWQNNGYEIKKATREKYPQLGKNLGWKISNEHYYLKSGITWTGVSTGKFNARKYPIGFLFDSGANGLFCYDKSKENYILGLLNTKTTNWLLQLINPTINYGAGTIRKIPVIYKPEIKPRVDYLVNSLYINTIVDWDSSEISWNFKLHPLV, encoded by the coding sequence ATGGATAAAAAGGTAATAAAAAAATTTGCTATAGAATCTCGGATAAAACTTCGAGATGGAGTGATCAATAAGCTAGCAAAATTAGGCATTACAGATAAGGGAATTGAAGAAGTAGTAAAAATTGGAAATGATACTATTGAAATCCCATCAAATGGCGAACGATTTGTAGGAAAAGATGTCGAAAAGCGTGTAAAATTAGTCAAAGTACTAAAAGAACATGAGGACCAAGTTGATTCAAGAGAAAAGAATAGAGAATCCATAGCTTTTGATAATTTCGTAGAAGAAGTTGCTTATACGTGGTTCAATAGATTGATAGCAATTCGCTTTATGGAAGTAAATAACTATTTACCAGGAAAGTTACGGGTTTTATCTAGTGAAACAGGTGTTAGAGAACCAGATATTATTACTAATTTATTAAGTTCGGATTTATATTCTGAGATGGATATCAATACTCAAAATAGAGTAGTTGAACTTATGTCAGATAATTCAGCAGATGCAGTCGATGAATTGTATCAATTAGTATTTATTAAGCAATGTAATAGCTTAAGTAGGCAACTGCCTGATCTGTTTGAACATATTGATGATTATACAGAACTATTATTTACAATTTCATATATCGATAATAATGGCGTTATTGCAAATTTATTAAATATTCCCGAATCAGATTTTGATATTCAAAAAGAAGGTCAAGTTGAGATTATTGGCTGGATGTATCAATACTATAATACTGAGCCAAAAGATAAAGTATTTAGTCGAGGTAGACGCAAGATACGTGCAGATGAGATTCCAGCTGCAACGCAGTTATTTACTCCTGATTGGATTGTACGATATATGGTGGAAAATTCTCTTGGACGCTATTATATTGATATGAAATTATCTAATCCAACAGAAACGAGAACAGAAAAAGAAATTGCAGAAAGTTTTGGTTGGAGGTATTACTTACCTACTGCGGAACAACCTGAAGATGTCCAATTAAAAATTCTAGATGATCGTAAGAATAAAAGTGATATCGTTCTACAAGAGTTAAAACTCTTAGATAACGCAATGGGATCTGGCCATATTTTAGTTTATGCTTTCGACGTCTTCATGCAATTATACGTTGCAGAAGGTTTTCGAGAAAGAGATGCAGCATTGTATATTATAGAAAATAATATATACGGGTTGGAAATTGATAAGCGCGCATACCAGTTGGCCTATTTTGCAATTATGATGAAGGGTCGAGAATATAATCGTAGAATTTTAAACAAAGATGTAAAATCACATCTTTATCGATTTATTGATTCTGCTAATATTCCAACTGAATATTTTGAGCGTTTAGAAGAACTGTCTACACTAAATAATACGGAAACTGCTAAAAATTTATCAGAACTTAAATCACTATTCAATGAGTTTAAATATGCTACTGAACTTGGATCTGTAATCAAAATTAGCAATATTAATTTTGAACGAGTTAATGAATTAAAAAAATTTATTAATGTATTCAACGAATTTTCAAATATGGATATTTTGTACCAAATACCTGAAGCTCACGAGAAAGTAACATTGATCTTAAGTATCGTTGAGTTACTTACATCAAAGTACACAGCGATTGTTACAAATCCTCCATATCTAAATAAGATGAGTTCAACTTTGGATAAGTATGTTAAGCAAAACTATCCTGATGTAAAAACTGACTTATTCTCAGTTTTTATTAAAATGAATAGTCAAATGCTCGTTAAAGATGGCTATGCTGGATTTATGACACCCTTTGTTTGGATGTTTATAAAATCTTATGAGGCACTTCGAACTTTTTTGATAACAAGTAAAAGTATCTCTAGTTTGATACAATTTGAATATTCTGCTTTTGAAGAAGCAACCGTTCCAATTTGTTGCTTTACCATTAAAAATTCAACATCAGAGCCAGTTGGTAGCTACTTTAAATTATCTGATTTTCGTGGCGGGATGTCTGTCCAAAACGAGAAAGTATTGGAAGCCATTAAAAATCCAAATGTAGAATATTTTTATAATACTAGTCAACAAAATTTTGAAAAGATACCAGGAATTCCAATATCGTTTTGGGTAAGCGAAAATACCATAAGATTATTTCAAAAAGAGACAATTGCAGATTATGGATTTGCTGGAATAGGTATGAGGACCGGGGATAACGAGAGATTTCTTAGACGTTGGTTTGAAGTGTCATCAATTAATTTCAACTCTAATTTAACTGATATAGACAATCAAGAAAATTGTGATAAATGGTTACCCTATAATAAGGGCGGAGAATTCAAACGTTTTTACGGAAACAATGAATACGTCGTTAATTGGCAAAATAACGGATATGAAATAAAGAAAGCCACAAGAGAAAAATATCCACAATTAGGTAAGAATTTGGGTTGGAAAATAAGTAATGAACATTACTATTTAAAATCTGGAATTACATGGACTGGAGTTTCTACGGGAAAATTTAATGCGCGTAAATATCCTATAGGATTTTTATTTGATTCTGGAGCAAATGGTTTGTTCTGCTATGATAAATCTAAAGAAAACTATATTTTAGGATTACTAAACACAAAAACGACTAACTGGCTATTACAATTAATAAATCCAACTATTAACTATGGAGCAGGTACAATAAGAAAGATACCTGTAATTTATAAACCAGAAATTAAACCTAGGGTTGATTATTTAGTCAATTCACTATATATAAATACTATCGTAGATTGGGATAGCAGTGAAATATCATGGAATTTTAAATTACACCCATTAGTCTGA